The following proteins are co-located in the Leptospira weilii genome:
- a CDS encoding STAS domain-containing protein translates to MPFLLYIDPQEIPSESSGVSYSKVTIEGELTIYEALEFKEKLDSVFKDYFPFLEIDLFKIQKIDTSCLQILLSFKKEAQRINTHVRFVNHSHDVLKLIDFYEITGLLKDNNKLSSFQFEAGKD, encoded by the coding sequence ATGCCATTTTTATTATACATAGATCCTCAAGAAATTCCGTCGGAAAGCTCCGGCGTTTCCTATTCGAAAGTTACGATCGAAGGTGAGCTTACTATTTATGAAGCCCTCGAATTTAAAGAAAAGCTCGATTCTGTTTTTAAAGATTATTTTCCTTTTTTAGAAATCGACCTTTTTAAGATACAAAAGATAGACACTTCTTGCTTACAGATTTTACTCTCATTCAAAAAGGAGGCACAACGAATAAACACACATGTTCGGTTTGTCAATCACAGTCACGACGTTTTAAAGTTAATCGATTTCTACGAAATCACCGGACTTTTAAAAGATAATAATAAACTCTCCTCGTTTCAATTTGAAGCGGGCAAGGATTAA
- a CDS encoding response regulator yields MKRILIVDDSAVFRKILNLHLSNSEFDILEAVDGQDGLDKLQSDKVDLIVSDMNMPNMDGITFVKEIKKDPKNKFTPIIMLTTESQVEVKNEGLAAGARAWLTKPFSPEELVQTIHKLLP; encoded by the coding sequence ATGAAACGAATTCTCATCGTAGACGATTCGGCTGTCTTTAGAAAGATACTCAATCTGCATCTAAGCAATTCCGAATTCGACATTTTAGAGGCCGTGGACGGTCAAGACGGTTTGGACAAACTGCAAAGCGACAAAGTAGATCTCATCGTAAGTGATATGAATATGCCGAACATGGACGGAATTACGTTCGTAAAAGAAATCAAGAAGGATCCCAAAAATAAATTTACTCCGATCATTATGCTCACTACAGAATCCCAGGTGGAAGTAAAAAACGAAGGACTGGCCGCCGGCGCCCGAGCTTGGCTCACGAAACCGTTTTCCCCCGAAGAATTAGTCCAAACGATCCATAAATTATTACCTTGA
- a CDS encoding hybrid sensor histidine kinase/response regulator, producing METELKKKNTFRKIPNDPILIVEDKQENSILLESLCDELGVKHEVASNGAEALKRIEDKKYSLFILDLMMPVMDGGSFLTKLKEIYPNAVVLVQTAIDRNEKIIEIMKLGVFDYILKPIYPDIFLKVLQKALNYCYLKNMEENLAKIEDQKLRNQLEWLTYKETIRKSDSESFEKNSIHSLKTSLSQGSGIGAMTSLLDMIDSVKTQEENFYKVDKEILDLLLTNNRITKNMLLGLEKLLDLIDQNFEFSFVSTKDILEKAKELPEHLNSFLTSKKVSVTLPIFKKEYKINVNLSLLYLAMEELFLNAFKYCSPNSQIDIFANVNQSYFCITFKNRVIEKPYGGIPEKFEQLVIQPFFRIYPPVENVSHLEKFGLGLGLTAVDHIVRKHRGLFFIHNANDHTSEDVSLCVLAEIFIPLVY from the coding sequence TTGGAAACCGAACTGAAAAAGAAGAATACTTTTCGTAAAATTCCAAACGATCCTATTTTGATCGTAGAAGATAAACAAGAGAACAGTATTCTTCTGGAAAGCTTATGTGACGAATTGGGCGTTAAACATGAGGTTGCGTCTAACGGAGCGGAAGCTTTAAAAAGAATTGAAGATAAAAAATATTCCCTTTTCATTCTGGATCTGATGATGCCCGTAATGGACGGGGGTTCCTTTCTTACGAAACTCAAAGAGATTTATCCTAACGCTGTGGTTCTCGTCCAGACCGCAATCGATAGAAACGAAAAAATCATAGAGATCATGAAACTCGGGGTTTTCGATTACATCTTAAAACCGATTTATCCCGACATCTTCCTCAAAGTTCTTCAAAAGGCGCTGAACTATTGTTATCTCAAAAATATGGAAGAGAACCTGGCCAAGATCGAAGATCAGAAACTGAGAAACCAGCTCGAATGGCTTACCTATAAGGAAACGATTCGCAAATCCGACAGCGAGTCCTTTGAGAAAAATTCAATTCACAGTTTAAAAACGTCACTTTCCCAAGGGAGCGGGATCGGCGCGATGACCAGTCTTTTGGATATGATCGATTCTGTTAAAACACAGGAAGAAAATTTTTACAAAGTAGATAAGGAAATTTTGGATCTTCTTCTTACAAACAATCGAATCACGAAAAACATGCTGCTCGGTCTTGAAAAGCTGTTGGATCTGATCGATCAAAACTTCGAGTTTTCCTTCGTTTCCACCAAAGACATTTTGGAAAAGGCCAAGGAACTTCCAGAACATTTAAACTCTTTTTTGACGTCCAAAAAAGTTTCTGTCACTCTTCCCATTTTTAAAAAAGAATATAAGATAAACGTAAACCTTTCTCTTTTGTATCTTGCAATGGAAGAATTGTTTCTCAATGCGTTCAAATACTGTTCTCCCAATTCCCAGATCGATATTTTTGCGAATGTCAACCAGAGTTATTTTTGTATAACGTTTAAAAATCGAGTGATTGAAAAACCTTACGGAGGTATTCCGGAAAAGTTCGAACAACTTGTAATCCAACCTTTCTTTAGAATTTATCCCCCGGTTGAAAACGTAAGTCATTTGGAAAAGTTTGGTCTCGGTCTCGGACTAACTGCCGTGGATCATATCGTTCGTAAACATCGCGGATTATTTTTTATCCACAACGCAAACGACCATACATCCGAAGACGTGAGTCTCTGTGTTCTCGCAGAAATTTTTATCCCGTTGGTTTATTAA
- a CDS encoding PAS domain-containing sensor histidine kinase, whose product MLPPVVERDLTNFEHSHELYEILVNQISDSILVTDAQLEPPGPKIIFVNPAFCKMTGYSKAELIGQTPRILQGPLTNRKTMRDLKRSLTQGKDFSGETINYKKDGGPYNVEWHISAIRDSSGKILCFISIQRDITEKVKKGESVTRHLRLEMGITSATQILLSTSVELKILKYAMEQFLVFVDSERLYLFKNSENADSAELYLEVNDPSLDTSEIQTTQSITYKEDYIRWKKIFSSGGYLQGNVSEFPENEKKFFNQRETRSVTLIPLFVSNEWFGFAGFENLKAINVIKEEIFTIRTFVDLISVFLERKNVLEELKIHREKLEVLVTQRTEELNLQKEMAEKANSAKSEFLANMSHELRTPLNSIIGFSRLMQLPTEMEKENKYKDLIFHSGVHLLNIINDILDLSRIEAGKLVLNESDFDLKELISTSIEMILGEAITKKIGMTFQYFPEEADFEIKADPKRIRQVILNLLGNAIKFTDISGEILITLKKLENDYELSVQDSGIGIPQNEIHKIFETFHQVKREDQSAYEGSGLGLPIVKKIVEAHQGSIEVESEPGKGSKFNVLFPSSSHSENKHTLNSNIQARSLSQDITFQEPIYPAELKSIPVLLAILDRIYDRAIEKYFIHNFQEFITLRTAKDFSKIPQKSLDSHRILLYDTRLLLEETEVVKFLRVLLNEDSKLSHLVLLETADIPLPFQEDLLSFFPDYTIQNPFSLDKLKSILIEIEKEICLGNRTEKEEYFS is encoded by the coding sequence ATGTTGCCTCCAGTTGTGGAAAGGGATCTGACAAACTTCGAACATTCGCACGAACTTTATGAAATTCTGGTAAACCAGATTTCGGATTCCATATTGGTCACGGACGCACAATTAGAACCCCCCGGACCAAAAATCATTTTTGTGAATCCAGCTTTTTGTAAAATGACAGGTTATTCAAAGGCCGAATTAATCGGCCAGACCCCGCGCATACTCCAAGGACCTTTAACAAATCGAAAAACGATGAGGGATTTAAAGCGGTCTTTAACTCAAGGAAAAGATTTTTCGGGAGAAACAATCAACTACAAAAAAGACGGAGGTCCGTATAACGTGGAATGGCATATATCTGCAATTCGGGATTCTTCCGGAAAAATCCTATGTTTTATCTCCATACAAAGGGACATCACAGAAAAAGTGAAAAAGGGAGAATCGGTTACAAGACATCTCCGTTTGGAAATGGGAATCACTTCTGCTACACAAATCCTTCTTTCTACATCGGTAGAACTTAAAATTTTAAAATACGCAATGGAGCAATTCCTCGTTTTCGTGGATTCGGAGCGACTCTACCTTTTTAAAAACTCGGAAAACGCGGATTCAGCCGAACTTTATCTGGAAGTAAACGACCCTTCTCTGGATACGTCCGAAATCCAGACAACCCAATCGATCACTTACAAAGAAGATTACATCCGTTGGAAAAAAATTTTTTCCTCAGGTGGTTATCTGCAGGGAAACGTTTCCGAATTTCCGGAAAATGAAAAAAAATTTTTCAATCAAAGAGAAACTCGTTCCGTCACTTTGATTCCTCTCTTTGTTTCCAACGAGTGGTTTGGTTTTGCCGGATTTGAAAATCTCAAAGCGATCAATGTGATCAAAGAGGAAATTTTTACGATTCGAACGTTTGTAGATTTGATCAGCGTGTTTCTAGAACGTAAAAACGTATTAGAAGAATTGAAAATCCACAGGGAAAAACTCGAAGTCCTTGTAACTCAAAGAACAGAGGAGCTGAATCTCCAAAAGGAAATGGCAGAAAAAGCCAACAGTGCCAAGTCCGAATTTTTGGCAAACATGAGTCACGAACTCAGAACGCCCCTTAATTCTATCATAGGATTTTCCAGACTTATGCAGCTTCCGACGGAAATGGAAAAAGAAAATAAATACAAGGATCTGATCTTTCATTCTGGCGTTCATCTTCTAAACATCATTAACGACATACTCGACCTATCCCGAATCGAAGCAGGAAAACTGGTTTTGAATGAATCCGATTTTGATCTTAAGGAATTGATTTCCACATCAATTGAAATGATTCTAGGAGAAGCGATCACAAAAAAAATCGGAATGACTTTTCAATATTTTCCGGAAGAGGCAGATTTTGAAATCAAAGCGGATCCGAAACGAATCCGACAAGTTATTCTCAATCTGCTCGGAAATGCGATCAAGTTTACGGATATTTCCGGTGAAATTCTAATCACATTAAAAAAACTCGAAAACGATTACGAACTTTCCGTTCAGGATTCCGGAATCGGAATCCCTCAAAACGAAATTCATAAAATTTTCGAAACGTTTCATCAGGTGAAAAGAGAGGATCAATCCGCTTACGAAGGAAGCGGACTCGGTCTGCCAATTGTAAAAAAGATCGTGGAAGCCCACCAAGGTTCCATCGAAGTGGAAAGCGAGCCCGGAAAAGGGAGTAAGTTTAACGTTCTCTTTCCGAGCTCCTCTCATTCGGAAAACAAACATACGCTCAATTCAAACATTCAAGCCAGATCTTTGTCTCAAGACATAACTTTTCAGGAACCCATTTATCCAGCCGAACTTAAATCAATACCCGTTCTACTTGCAATTCTAGATAGGATCTACGACCGAGCCATTGAAAAATATTTCATACATAACTTTCAAGAGTTCATTACGTTACGCACTGCGAAAGATTTTTCCAAAATACCGCAAAAAAGCCTCGATTCTCACAGAATATTATTATATGATACACGCTTGCTTTTGGAAGAAACAGAAGTTGTCAAATTCTTGAGAGTTCTTTTAAACGAAGATTCCAAGTTAAGTCATTTGGTTCTTTTGGAAACCGCGGATATTCCACTTCCCTTTCAAGAAGATCTTCTTTCATTCTTCCCGGATTATACGATCCAAAACCCGTTTTCCCTAGATAAATTGAAATCGATTTTAATCGAGATTGAAAAGGAGATATGTCTTGGAAACCGAACTGAAAAAGAAGAATACTTTTCGTAA
- the ispH gene encoding 4-hydroxy-3-methylbut-2-enyl diphosphate reductase, with translation MLEKIYLANPRGFCAGVKYAISYVEQVQANSKERIYVRKEIVHNRRVVEDMKKRGILFINDLDEVPDGATVVFSAHGVAPSVVEAAKQRGMKIGDATCPLVTRVHRKARKIKDTHQIIYIGHQGHDEAIGAMGEAEMFLVESPNDVIALKDKIDPNKPLTYLMQTTLSIADTKNIVDQISNTFPFVEHPVKDDICYATTERQEAVSSMMNHIDAMLVIGADNSSNSLRLLQLAQKSKPHSFKVTGADDLSKEYIQNNEIRILGLTAGASTPQVLVDEIIFKLKTFYPNAEVKLFPGSREDSMNFKLPGILLS, from the coding sequence ATGTTAGAAAAGATCTATTTAGCCAATCCCAGAGGATTTTGCGCCGGCGTAAAATACGCGATTTCTTACGTGGAACAGGTTCAGGCTAATTCGAAAGAACGTATATACGTCCGTAAAGAAATCGTACACAACCGTAGGGTTGTGGAAGATATGAAAAAAAGAGGAATTCTTTTTATCAACGATCTGGACGAAGTACCCGATGGAGCCACAGTCGTTTTTTCAGCGCACGGAGTTGCTCCCTCCGTCGTAGAGGCCGCCAAACAAAGAGGAATGAAAATCGGAGACGCAACCTGCCCCCTTGTTACAAGAGTGCATCGAAAAGCGAGAAAAATTAAAGACACACATCAAATCATCTACATAGGACATCAAGGACACGACGAAGCGATCGGAGCCATGGGAGAAGCCGAAATGTTTCTTGTCGAATCGCCGAATGACGTAATCGCACTTAAAGATAAAATCGATCCGAACAAACCGCTTACCTATCTGATGCAAACAACTCTTTCGATCGCCGATACGAAAAACATCGTAGATCAAATATCAAACACATTTCCGTTCGTAGAACATCCCGTTAAAGACGATATCTGTTATGCGACAACGGAAAGACAGGAAGCGGTCTCTTCGATGATGAATCACATAGACGCTATGCTTGTAATCGGGGCCGATAACAGCTCCAATTCCTTACGTCTTTTACAGCTCGCTCAAAAATCCAAACCACATTCGTTCAAGGTGACCGGAGCCGACGATCTTTCCAAAGAATACATTCAAAATAATGAAATCAGAATTTTAGGATTAACCGCGGGAGCTTCCACTCCTCAGGTTCTCGTAGACGAAATCATTTTCAAGTTAAAAACCTTTTATCCAAACGCGGAAGTGAAATTGTTCCCCGGTTCCAGGGAAGATTCCATGAACTTCAAACTTCCCGGAATCTTGCTCAGTTAA
- a CDS encoding flagellin, giving the protein MIINHNISAIFAHRTLKFNSESMGKDIEKLSSGMRINRAGDDASGLAVSEKMRTQILGLRRAEMNTEDGMSLIQTTEGYLQETHEIVQRIRVLAVQAANGIYTEEDRQQIQVEVSQLVDEIDRIASQAEFNKMKLLTGAFARLNPTASMWFHMGANMHQRERVYIETMNTAALGLRNPTVLTFISLSTAGKANSVIGLTDDALRTISKQRADLGAYYNRLEHAAKGLMNAYENIQAAESRIRDTDMAEQMTSFTRYQILTQAATAMLAQANMKPQTVLQLLK; this is encoded by the coding sequence ATGATTATCAACCATAATATCAGTGCCATTTTCGCGCACAGAACGTTGAAATTCAACAGCGAAAGTATGGGAAAGGACATCGAAAAATTGTCCTCCGGAATGAGAATCAACCGCGCAGGTGACGACGCTTCCGGTCTTGCAGTGTCCGAGAAAATGAGAACTCAAATTCTAGGTCTCAGAAGAGCGGAAATGAACACTGAAGATGGTATGTCTCTGATCCAAACAACTGAAGGGTATCTCCAGGAAACTCATGAAATTGTTCAGAGAATCCGGGTTCTGGCTGTCCAAGCTGCAAACGGTATTTATACCGAAGAAGATAGACAGCAGATCCAAGTGGAAGTTTCTCAGTTGGTTGACGAGATTGACCGAATCGCTTCCCAAGCGGAATTCAACAAAATGAAACTCCTTACCGGAGCTTTTGCAAGATTGAATCCGACCGCGAGTATGTGGTTTCACATGGGTGCCAATATGCACCAAAGAGAAAGAGTTTACATTGAAACGATGAATACTGCGGCGTTAGGTCTCAGAAATCCGACCGTTTTGACATTTATTTCTCTTTCTACTGCTGGTAAAGCGAACTCGGTAATCGGACTAACGGATGATGCGCTCCGTACCATCTCTAAACAGAGAGCGGATCTAGGCGCGTATTACAACCGTCTGGAACACGCTGCGAAAGGCCTCATGAACGCTTATGAGAACATCCAAGCTGCAGAATCCAGAATCCGCGACACCGATATGGCCGAGCAAATGACCAGCTTTACGCGTTACCAGATCTTGACACAAGCTGCTACCGCAATGCTGGCTCAGGCCAATATGAAACCGCAGACGGTTCTTCAGTTGCTGAAGTAA
- a CDS encoding flagellin: MIINHNISALRTNNVLKSVNKELDKTMEKLSTGLRINRAGDDALGFAMSEKMRTQIRGLAQAERNVMDGVSFIQVTEGTLEQVNNILQRLRELSIQTSNGIYSNEDRKLVQLEVDQLIEEVDRIGKSAEFNHIKPLSGDHSKQSNKPIQLQVGPNQNEKLDIFIDSMNATGLQLVANGKKQVLSSPASANAMIGILDTAISKVNQQRADLGAYYNRLEITSQGLQSSYVNMVAAESRVRDADMAEQIVDYTRNQILTKSGSAMLAQANMRPDQVVKLLSDRFG, translated from the coding sequence ATGATCATCAATCACAACATTAGCGCGCTCAGAACGAATAATGTACTCAAGAGCGTAAACAAAGAACTGGACAAGACCATGGAAAAACTTTCCACGGGTCTACGGATTAATCGCGCCGGGGATGACGCTCTCGGTTTTGCGATGTCCGAAAAGATGCGAACTCAGATTCGAGGTCTTGCCCAAGCAGAGCGTAACGTGATGGACGGAGTTTCCTTTATTCAAGTTACAGAAGGAACTCTCGAACAGGTAAATAACATCCTACAAAGGCTGAGGGAACTTTCGATCCAAACTTCGAACGGAATCTATTCGAACGAGGATCGCAAATTGGTTCAGCTCGAAGTGGATCAACTAATCGAAGAAGTGGATCGTATCGGGAAGTCCGCAGAGTTCAATCACATCAAACCTCTTTCCGGAGACCATTCCAAACAATCCAACAAACCAATTCAACTCCAAGTGGGTCCGAATCAAAACGAGAAACTCGATATCTTTATCGATTCCATGAACGCAACGGGTCTGCAATTGGTTGCCAACGGAAAAAAACAGGTCCTATCCTCTCCCGCAAGCGCCAATGCGATGATCGGGATCTTAGATACTGCAATTTCCAAGGTGAACCAACAAAGAGCCGATCTCGGAGCGTATTACAATCGTTTGGAAATCACTTCTCAGGGATTACAATCCAGTTATGTGAACATGGTCGCCGCAGAAAGCCGCGTGAGAGATGCGGATATGGCGGAACAAATCGTCGATTATACAAGAAACCAAATTCTTACCAAAAGCGGTTCCGCTATGCTCGCTCAGGCGAACATGAGACCCGATCAAGTGGTGAAATTGTTAAGCGACAGATTCGGCTGA
- a CDS encoding cob(I)yrinic acid a,c-diamide adenosyltransferase encodes MKIYTKKGDFGQTSLATGVKVPKSDRRVELYGTADELNSTIGVVKSFLSEKSILHSPLETIQNLLFELGSELAGFRPKKESCILEEDITFLENQIDGMQEKLEPLKKFILPGGTKASAFLHISRTVARKLERDMVKFKEEGLEILSPPMVFINRLSDFFFVAARFANLEENIQEPLWTSRAKA; translated from the coding sequence ATGAAAATCTATACTAAAAAAGGGGATTTCGGACAAACCTCTCTGGCAACCGGCGTGAAGGTTCCAAAATCCGATCGAAGAGTGGAATTGTACGGAACGGCGGATGAACTCAATTCCACAATCGGGGTTGTTAAATCTTTTTTGTCGGAAAAATCCATTCTTCATTCTCCTTTGGAAACGATTCAAAATCTTCTTTTTGAATTGGGATCGGAGTTGGCCGGTTTTAGACCTAAGAAAGAATCCTGCATTTTAGAAGAAGACATTACTTTCTTAGAAAATCAAATCGATGGAATGCAGGAAAAATTAGAGCCTTTGAAAAAGTTTATTCTTCCCGGCGGAACCAAAGCCTCTGCATTTTTACACATTTCCAGAACCGTAGCGAGAAAATTGGAAAGAGACATGGTGAAATTCAAAGAAGAGGGGCTTGAGATTCTTTCCCCTCCTATGGTGTTTATCAATCGTCTTTCGGATTTCTTTTTTGTTGCCGCTCGTTTTGCGAATTTAGAAGAGAATATTCAGGAACCTTTATGGACCTCCAGAGCCAAAGCCTGA
- a CDS encoding peptide MFS transporter: MDLQSQSLNSHPKGLSVLFFTETWERFSFYGMRALLVLFLTKVFHFSDPDANRIYGIYTGLVYLTPLAGGYLADRYLGFKKSILLGTILMMFGHLSLAFETKPFFFLGLTLLIIGVGFFKPNISTVVGRIYEEENKTHMKDSGFTIFYMGINLGGFLGPLFCGYFSESFGWGYGFGVAAFGVLFGILIFLFGQKRFSDRVFKPGKKHRIDEGNKYSPLTREEKRRVVIILIFTAFAIIFWSVFEQIGSSMNLFIDRHVDRNWFGYDIPTPFFQSLNPLLILILAPLVASFWTALSKRNWKPDTSIRFVYGFFILGLGFLILTLATLDFRLGHRISAVWLVLTVVCITVGELFTSPGGLALITKLAPSHLGGFMMGVWFLSSFFGNILAGELAGLMKTDSFPTFFGMFAGLAFAGGGALYLVRKKFRTWMRDADF, translated from the coding sequence ATGGACCTCCAGAGCCAAAGCCTGAATTCGCATCCGAAAGGGCTATCCGTTTTATTTTTCACGGAAACTTGGGAAAGATTCAGCTTTTACGGAATGCGCGCTTTGCTCGTATTGTTTCTCACCAAAGTTTTTCACTTTTCGGATCCGGATGCAAATCGAATCTACGGTATTTACACGGGACTCGTTTACTTAACTCCTCTCGCAGGCGGTTATTTGGCGGATCGGTATTTGGGTTTTAAAAAGTCCATTCTTCTGGGAACGATTCTCATGATGTTCGGACACCTAAGCCTCGCTTTTGAAACAAAACCGTTTTTCTTTTTGGGTTTGACCTTACTCATCATCGGAGTCGGTTTTTTTAAACCGAATATCTCTACGGTCGTGGGAAGAATTTACGAAGAGGAAAATAAAACTCACATGAAAGATTCCGGTTTTACGATCTTTTATATGGGAATTAATTTAGGCGGATTTTTAGGACCTCTGTTTTGCGGATATTTCAGCGAATCTTTCGGCTGGGGATATGGATTCGGAGTGGCCGCCTTTGGCGTGTTATTCGGGATTTTAATCTTTCTTTTCGGGCAAAAAAGATTTTCGGATCGTGTTTTTAAACCGGGTAAAAAGCATCGAATCGACGAAGGAAATAAGTATTCTCCTTTAACGAGAGAAGAAAAGCGAAGAGTTGTGATCATTTTAATTTTCACCGCGTTTGCGATCATTTTCTGGTCGGTATTCGAACAGATCGGTTCTTCTATGAATCTTTTCATCGACCGTCACGTAGATCGAAATTGGTTCGGATACGATATTCCGACTCCTTTTTTTCAATCTTTAAATCCGCTTTTGATATTGATTTTGGCTCCGCTTGTAGCTTCCTTTTGGACCGCCCTTTCCAAAAGAAACTGGAAACCGGATACTTCGATCCGGTTTGTATACGGTTTTTTTATTTTGGGTTTGGGCTTTTTGATTTTAACGTTAGCTACTCTTGACTTTCGGCTTGGACATAGAATTTCTGCGGTCTGGCTTGTGCTAACTGTCGTTTGTATCACCGTCGGAGAACTATTTACTTCTCCCGGAGGATTAGCACTCATTACTAAATTGGCTCCTAGTCATCTCGGAGGTTTTATGATGGGGGTTTGGTTTCTTTCTAGTTTTTTCGGCAATATTCTTGCTGGAGAATTGGCGGGTCTTATGAAAACGGACAGCTTTCCTACGTTTTTCGGAATGTTTGCGGGACTTGCATTTGCGGGAGGAGGCGCTCTTTATCTCGTGCGAAAGAAGTTCCGAACTTGGATGCGCGACGCGGATTTCTAA
- a CDS encoding C40 family peptidase: MFRILTIFWVFVWFSVSVFADPFSDLLKEDFEAGQTLLIRNSVFQKLGGKSKDPKVIEITKNTIPWAIMEGLAPDVIADLIVSQYYVSLSGMRFTEAEDAIPILSKQKLSNKDFVLVSLFVKETDRAGIREEIRNVFLSTALKSHWDGFSILAGGRALIAGKYVGIPENRLASRVLGLFPNKGATFPFEKTDSAFRQAIFFNPTNDRYTLASDLLSQLKSLHDGTKSKSLDSWTVAISTARALDDSLDSAGEVVIGDRPKFGFEENIPEPPLVPELEPDTPIQPGKTEWGTLNSSNLLSVVKEWLGTPYYWGGTSKKGVDCSGFTFSSLTDKRVGVPVKIVPRLGREQAKSGNNVSHSNLRVGDLIFFSASPNQSKITHVGLVISEKEFAHASSTRGVVIDKISMKWWLDRYVTSRRLFKKVES, translated from the coding sequence ATGTTTCGAATTCTGACGATTTTTTGGGTCTTTGTTTGGTTTTCCGTGTCCGTTTTTGCGGATCCGTTTTCCGATCTGCTCAAAGAGGATTTCGAAGCCGGTCAAACCCTTTTAATCCGAAATTCCGTTTTTCAGAAATTAGGCGGAAAATCCAAAGATCCGAAAGTGATCGAAATCACCAAAAACACAATCCCCTGGGCGATTATGGAAGGTTTGGCCCCCGACGTGATTGCGGATCTGATCGTAAGTCAATATTACGTTTCCTTATCCGGAATGCGTTTCACCGAAGCGGAAGATGCGATCCCAATTTTATCCAAACAGAAACTTTCCAACAAGGATTTCGTTTTAGTGTCCTTGTTCGTAAAAGAGACGGATAGGGCCGGGATTCGAGAAGAGATTCGAAACGTGTTTTTATCTACGGCTTTGAAATCCCATTGGGACGGATTTTCCATTTTGGCCGGGGGACGAGCTCTCATTGCGGGAAAGTATGTAGGAATTCCGGAAAATAGACTTGCATCCAGAGTGTTGGGACTTTTTCCGAATAAGGGGGCGACTTTTCCCTTTGAGAAAACAGACTCTGCTTTTAGACAGGCGATTTTTTTTAATCCGACAAATGATCGTTATACTCTTGCATCCGATCTTTTATCTCAGCTCAAGTCTTTGCACGATGGAACTAAAAGCAAGTCCTTGGATTCCTGGACGGTAGCGATCTCGACCGCAAGAGCCTTGGACGACAGTTTGGATTCTGCCGGTGAAGTAGTAATCGGAGATAGACCGAAATTCGGATTTGAGGAAAACATTCCAGAACCTCCTCTGGTTCCTGAGCTTGAACCGGATACTCCGATTCAGCCCGGTAAAACCGAATGGGGAACATTAAATTCTTCTAATTTACTTTCCGTCGTCAAAGAATGGTTGGGAACTCCTTACTATTGGGGAGGAACCTCTAAAAAAGGAGTGGACTGTTCTGGATTTACATTCAGTTCTTTGACGGACAAAAGAGTGGGAGTTCCCGTAAAAATAGTTCCTCGTCTCGGTAGAGAACAAGCTAAATCGGGAAACAACGTTTCCCACAGCAATTTGAGGGTGGGCGATTTGATTTTCTTTTCGGCTTCTCCGAATCAAAGTAAGATTACTCATGTGGGGCTTGTCATTAGCGAGAAGGAATTTGCGCACGCTTCTTCCACAAGAGGTGTTGTGATCGATAAGATTTCCATGAAATGGTGGTTAGATCGTTATGTGACATCGAGAAGGTTATTTAAGAAAGTAGAATCCTGA
- a CDS encoding LON peptidase substrate-binding domain-containing protein → MFPGTYLPLHIFEPRYRLMLDYCMESSEELAIAPILPTKSKTLSKHPEIETVFGWGKIIRRDPLPDGRSNILLEGKGIAKLIDYETVEPFRVAKIEKIEPDFEYLKDENFKKTFERLLFLTKRILLSEGAGEDLILRMNELVTHPFPIDFIASILNFEFAKKQEILADPNPMEKTNILMEIVEELNLRE, encoded by the coding sequence TTGTTTCCCGGGACATACTTACCTCTTCATATTTTCGAACCTAGATACAGATTGATGCTCGACTATTGTATGGAATCGAGCGAAGAATTGGCCATAGCTCCCATACTTCCTACAAAATCAAAAACTCTTTCTAAGCATCCTGAAATCGAAACCGTATTTGGTTGGGGAAAGATTATCCGAAGAGATCCTCTTCCTGATGGAAGATCCAATATTCTTCTGGAAGGAAAGGGAATCGCTAAACTGATCGACTATGAAACGGTGGAACCTTTCCGGGTAGCGAAAATCGAAAAAATAGAACCAGATTTCGAATATCTCAAAGACGAAAATTTTAAGAAAACTTTCGAAAGACTTTTGTTTTTGACGAAGAGAATTCTTCTCTCTGAAGGTGCGGGAGAAGACTTGATTCTTAGAATGAACGAACTCGTGACTCATCCTTTCCCGATCGACTTTATCGCCTCCATTCTCAACTTCGAGTTTGCTAAAAAACAGGAAATCCTGGCAGACCCGAATCCTATGGAAAAAACGAATATTTTGATGGAAATTGTGGAAGAACTCAATTTGAGAGAATGA